The Paenibacillus mucilaginosus 3016 genome includes the window GAACATCCGCTCATCCATATTGGCCGCACTCATCCACGAAATGACCACATCGCCTTTTTTGAGTTCAACGCCCAGCAGGTCGTTGTCCTGTTTGACTGTGCGGTGCCGCTTCGAACAGTGGAACCGGTAGCGCAGCATCTCCTCGACAGCGAGCGGGATGAGCTCCGGGTTCTCCCTCAGCTGTCCGTACAAGGCCGGGTCATCGTAGAGGAACGAGTAGAACGTGCTGGAGAGCATGTGGCTGGTCGTTTCGATCCCCGCCCCCAGCAGGAGCATCGTGGTCTTGACCACCTCGTCGTCCTCGAACCGTTCCCCCTCGAGCTCCACCTGGAGCAGATCCGAGATGATGTCATCTGCGGGCTCGGCGCGTTTTTGAAGCACGATGGGGTACAGGTATTGGAAGTATTCCCGGGCGGCCGTTCCCTTTCTTTCCTCGAGCTCCCGGGCATCCCCGCCGCGGGCAGGCTGGAACAGGATGTCCACCCAGTTCTTGAACAGGAGGTTGTCCTTCGAAGGCACACCGAGCAGGTCGGCCATGGCGATGGAAGGCAGCGGGCCTGCCAGGGACTGGACGATATCGACCGTGGTCCCCCCTTCCATCTCATCGATGAGCTTCGCCACTACCTGCCGGATGCGCGGCTCCCAGTTTTTCAGACTGCGCGGGGTAAAAGCCGCCGACAGCAGCGAACGGTACTTTTGATGGCGGGGCGGGTCCATGTTCGTGAGGCTGAGCTTCTCCGGCACCGTCCCCTCTTTATTTTTCGCGCCGATCTGAAACGTAGTCCGGGTGCCCTCCGCCGAGAAGAACTCATGGTTGCTCAGCACCAGCTTCACGTGATCGTACCGGAATACATTCCAGGTATCCGTCTCTTCGTGATAATACACCGGGTTGTCGGTCAGCATTCTTTTGTACCAGTCGAGCGGGAAAAATTCTTCGGAACGCGATCGGAACCGGCTGATGTCCTGGACCGGGATGAGCTGTTGGTTCATTAGGAATTCCACCTCCATAGATATGAGTGCCTTCCTGCGGATCGGTCAGCTGCTGCTCTCTGTGGTGTCGTTCGTTATGGCGTCCTCCTTTCCTCTTCACCGCTTGGGGACAATTCCTATTTTATACTAGTAGTCTATTTATTTTCAAATCTTTGAAGTTGGTCGATCATAATCTTTGATAAATCAGGGATTAATAATAGACGGGTCGTATAGTCATGTGAAAAAAGGCATTAAAAAAACAGCCTGCATCGCTGCCGGCTGTCCGTTTACTCAGGCTTAAGCTTCTCCAAATACCACCAGACCGCTTGGGCGGCCCTTCGGGCTTCCGCGCGAAAGGCGCTCTCTTCGAGCTGGGCCAGGAAGGCTTGCAGGACGGCTTCCAGGAGGGAACGGTTCGTCTCCTCCTGCTGCAGAACCATCAGGAGTCCCTTGGTGAGCTCCCTGGTCTTGGCCGGCTCCTTGGATTTCTGCACGGCCCGGTCGAGCTCCCGAAGCTCGTCGATCAGGGACTGCTTATCGGGTATCTCATCCTGTTCTTGATAGCCGATCAGCGACAAGGTCTGAAGGTCCATGATGTGCTCCCCTCTCTCCTGCATCGCTCTCAGCAGCACTTCCACGTAGGTCAGGACCCGGGGCACCGCCTCTCTCCATACGGGCTGCCCGCGGCCGTGAAGGTTGCGCCAGGTGTTCGCAATCTGGTGCAGCATGCCATGGCACAGGATCGCTCCTTCGTAGGCATACGGCCGGATCTCTTCGCCGTAGAGCTGGACGAGCCGTTCGGACAGCCACTTCAGCTGCATGCGGGCCAGGTCGGTCAGGTGGAACTCGCCGGAGTAGAACCAGGCCCAGAACAGCTCCGTTACCCGCTGCTTCTCGGGCAGCGACATGGGTATGGCAATCTGATCCACGAGCAGGTCAAAATCCGAAGCATACCCGCCGCTGCTCTCCAGTTCTTTACGGAGAAGCAGATCCTCCTGCAGGAGCTGCTCGAAGATCGCGACGACGCAGTCATTTTTGGATTCAAACCATTTATAGAACGTTCCCTTGGATACGCCGGACGCATCCAGGATCATCTGGATCGTCGTATTCGCGAAGCCGTGTTCCAGGAAGAGCGATAATGCCGTGTCTAACAATGCTTGTCTTCGGTTCGTCATGTCGGTTCCCCTTA containing:
- a CDS encoding cytochrome P450; translated protein: MNQQLIPVQDISRFRSRSEEFFPLDWYKRMLTDNPVYYHEETDTWNVFRYDHVKLVLSNHEFFSAEGTRTTFQIGAKNKEGTVPEKLSLTNMDPPRHQKYRSLLSAAFTPRSLKNWEPRIRQVVAKLIDEMEGGTTVDIVQSLAGPLPSIAMADLLGVPSKDNLLFKNWVDILFQPARGGDARELEERKGTAAREYFQYLYPIVLQKRAEPADDIISDLLQVELEGERFEDDEVVKTTMLLLGAGIETTSHMLSSTFYSFLYDDPALYGQLRENPELIPLAVEEMLRYRFHCSKRHRTVKQDNDLLGVELKKGDVVISWMSAANMDERMFENPFTLDIHRANNKKHLTFGSGPHFCLGAPLARLELNLALTEFLPRFSRIEPVAGFDLESHLADSAPGQTLTSLPVTIYK
- a CDS encoding TetR/AcrR family transcriptional regulator — its product is MTNRRQALLDTALSLFLEHGFANTTIQMILDASGVSKGTFYKWFESKNDCVVAIFEQLLQEDLLLRKELESSGGYASDFDLLVDQIAIPMSLPEKQRVTELFWAWFYSGEFHLTDLARMQLKWLSERLVQLYGEEIRPYAYEGAILCHGMLHQIANTWRNLHGRGQPVWREAVPRVLTYVEVLLRAMQERGEHIMDLQTLSLIGYQEQDEIPDKQSLIDELRELDRAVQKSKEPAKTRELTKGLLMVLQQEETNRSLLEAVLQAFLAQLEESAFRAEARRAAQAVWWYLEKLKPE